One window of the Rhodococcus sovatensis genome contains the following:
- a CDS encoding helix-turn-helix transcriptional regulator: MSPVKRGNTLPIYNRVGVLRAERKMSRAHLAELIEVNPQTVGALERGDHYPSLDLALRICDVFDLPVEAVFSRTELGPLSAELFRRAP; encoded by the coding sequence ATGAGCCCCGTAAAGCGTGGGAACACGCTCCCGATTTACAACCGGGTGGGAGTTCTGCGAGCCGAACGAAAGATGAGCCGAGCCCATCTGGCAGAGCTCATCGAAGTGAACCCACAGACGGTGGGCGCCCTCGAACGGGGCGATCACTACCCGAGCCTGGACCTGGCGCTGAGAATCTGCGACGTCTTCGACCTGCCCGTCGAGGCGGTGTTCTCCCGTACCGAACTCGGCCCACTGTCTGCCGAACTCTTCCGAAGGGCACCATGA
- a CDS encoding ABC-F family ATP-binding cassette domain-containing protein, whose amino-acid sequence MTATLRIDDLAAFHGDRTLFSGLDLTVTEGDVIGLVGANGAGKSTLLTLLAGVGTADAEGEIHLSPPDATVGYLAQEPDRIDGETVEEFVGRRTGVTAAEQAMNEAAEALGAEDGEDRYTPALERWLALGGADLSERTAKVLAELGLDVDGGAHMTSLSGGQAARAGLAAILLARYDILLLDEPTNDLDLAGLEQLERFVVETRAAIVVVSHDREFLARTVTGIVELDRAQHRIDVYDGSYESYLAEREIARAHAREKYDEFADTKSSLESRAQMQRNWMESGVRNARRKATDNDKIGRKTRAESTEKQAAKARQTQRRIERLEVVEEPRKEWELRMEIASAPRSGTVVSVLSGAVVRRQDFTFGPVTNQIEWGDRVLITGANGSGKTTLLSVLLGKLTPDEGTASLGSGVAVGEIDQARGLFTGTETVSDALSAAVPEWPDADVRTLLAKFGVRGDDALRSASSLSPGERTRAALALLQARGVNLLVLDEPTNHLDLPAIEQLERAMENFEGTLLLVTHDRRMLHTVRATRRWIMQDGRLTEE is encoded by the coding sequence GTGACTGCGACGCTCCGAATCGACGACCTTGCTGCATTCCACGGCGATCGCACCCTGTTCTCCGGGCTCGACCTCACCGTCACCGAGGGCGACGTCATCGGCCTCGTGGGCGCCAACGGCGCAGGTAAATCCACATTGTTGACGCTGCTCGCAGGCGTCGGAACCGCCGATGCAGAAGGCGAGATCCACCTGAGCCCGCCCGACGCCACCGTCGGCTATCTCGCGCAGGAACCCGACCGGATAGACGGGGAGACAGTCGAGGAGTTCGTCGGGCGACGGACCGGTGTCACAGCCGCCGAGCAGGCGATGAACGAAGCTGCCGAAGCGCTCGGCGCCGAGGACGGTGAGGATCGTTACACCCCTGCCCTGGAACGCTGGCTCGCCCTCGGGGGCGCCGACCTGAGCGAACGGACCGCGAAGGTGCTCGCCGAACTCGGACTCGACGTCGACGGCGGGGCACACATGACGTCGCTGTCCGGTGGCCAGGCCGCACGCGCGGGACTCGCGGCCATTCTCCTCGCCCGGTACGACATTCTTCTGCTCGACGAGCCCACCAACGATCTCGATCTTGCAGGTCTCGAGCAGTTGGAACGATTTGTCGTCGAGACAAGGGCCGCGATCGTCGTCGTCAGTCATGATCGTGAGTTCCTGGCGCGAACCGTCACCGGAATCGTCGAGCTCGATCGAGCACAGCACCGCATCGACGTGTACGACGGCAGTTACGAGTCGTACCTCGCCGAACGCGAGATCGCCCGAGCGCATGCGCGCGAGAAGTACGACGAGTTCGCCGACACCAAGTCCTCCCTCGAATCCCGCGCACAGATGCAGCGGAACTGGATGGAGTCCGGCGTTCGGAACGCACGTCGCAAAGCGACGGACAACGACAAGATCGGCCGCAAGACGCGAGCCGAGTCCACCGAGAAGCAGGCGGCAAAAGCCCGTCAGACACAGCGTCGTATCGAACGACTGGAAGTGGTCGAGGAGCCCCGCAAGGAGTGGGAGCTGCGCATGGAAATTGCTTCGGCACCCCGAAGTGGCACCGTTGTGTCGGTACTCAGCGGCGCGGTCGTGCGGCGTCAGGATTTCACGTTCGGTCCGGTGACGAACCAGATCGAATGGGGCGACCGGGTGTTGATCACGGGCGCGAACGGTTCGGGAAAGACCACACTCCTGTCGGTACTCCTGGGCAAACTCACTCCCGACGAGGGGACGGCCTCGCTGGGATCCGGAGTTGCCGTAGGCGAAATCGACCAGGCACGTGGACTTTTCACCGGAACGGAGACAGTCTCGGACGCATTGAGCGCCGCCGTACCCGAGTGGCCCGACGCCGATGTCCGCACGCTGCTCGCAAAGTTCGGCGTGCGAGGCGACGATGCGCTGCGGTCCGCTTCCTCACTGTCCCCCGGTGAGCGGACGCGCGCAGCACTGGCATTACTGCAAGCACGCGGGGTGAATCTGTTGGTTCTCGACGAGCCGACGAACCATCTCGACCTCCCTGCGATCGAACAGCTCGAACGCGCAATGGAGAACTTCGAAGGAACCCTGCTGCTGGTCACCCACGACAGGCGCATGCTCCACACCGTCCGGGCAACCCGCCGCTGGATCATGCAGGACGGTCGTCTCACCGAGGAGTAG
- a CDS encoding aldo/keto reductase, producing the protein MTFSPETSTVPTIVLNDGHAIPQLGFGVWQVPDDGAQAAVTEALKVGYRSIDTAKVYENEAGTGKAIAESGIARDELFITTKLWNDDQGYDSTLTAFDASMERLGLEYLDLYLIHWQQLDRDKYIDTFKAFQKLKADGRVGSIGVSNFTVPTLEKLIDAVGETPAINQIELHPRLIQEELRAFHTSQGIATEAWSPLGSGTVLDDPAFAPIAEAHGVTPAQVILRWHIQLGNVVIPKSVTPERIASNFDVFGFELSNDEIQQINALDTPDGRTGPDPDKFSS; encoded by the coding sequence ATGACGTTTTCACCGGAGACCAGTACTGTCCCGACCATCGTGCTCAACGACGGTCACGCGATCCCCCAGCTCGGTTTCGGCGTGTGGCAGGTTCCCGACGACGGTGCGCAGGCCGCAGTAACGGAAGCGCTGAAGGTCGGCTACCGCAGCATCGACACTGCAAAGGTGTACGAGAACGAAGCGGGCACCGGCAAGGCCATCGCAGAATCGGGCATCGCCCGTGACGAGCTGTTCATCACCACCAAGCTGTGGAACGACGACCAGGGCTACGACTCGACGCTGACAGCGTTCGACGCCAGCATGGAACGCCTCGGTCTCGAGTACCTCGACCTGTACCTCATTCACTGGCAGCAGCTCGACCGTGACAAGTACATCGATACGTTCAAGGCATTCCAGAAGCTGAAGGCAGACGGCCGCGTCGGATCCATCGGCGTATCGAATTTCACGGTTCCGACGCTGGAGAAGCTGATCGACGCTGTCGGCGAGACGCCGGCGATCAACCAGATCGAACTACATCCACGCCTGATCCAGGAAGAGCTGCGCGCATTCCACACCTCGCAGGGCATTGCGACCGAGGCGTGGAGCCCGCTCGGCTCCGGCACTGTTCTGGACGACCCGGCGTTCGCTCCGATCGCCGAAGCACACGGCGTCACGCCTGCGCAGGTCATCCTGCGTTGGCACATCCAGCTCGGCAACGTCGTGATTCCCAAGTCGGTCACGCCGGAGCGGATCGCGAGCAACTTCGACGTGTTCGGTTTCGAGCTGTCGAACGACGAGATCCAGCAGATCAATGCGCTCGACACCCCGGACGGCCGCACGGGCCCGGATCCGGACAAGTTCAGCAGCTAG
- a CDS encoding transposase has product MAKGYRPVDRDQQFLIPPDMREWLSPTHPVWTLIEIVDRHLDTSVFHAGRRTGGVGRAGYNPDMLLTLLIWAWSKGMRSSRQIESACTDVVSYRVICAGDAPDHATISRFRKDNHGACEELFTQVLTVAARVGLGSLGTIALDGVKIASNASINANRSAEGLRAAADAEAAQARARRIAAAAVQAHADVDAAEDELYGEDDPGPGQVPEELADPTSRAKRIAEALAQIKAEEQARESARNAAAEGHLEQLDAGRFPVGRVPVAARVDAARTRLAREIARREVVETRYRQRAAPRRRAAGRRRARFRFRPRSIIVSSLHARRWRRRPPSRLPVSTRLHRCCAATSPIRSLDATTAWRRVGAGLQLPSLHRRGRHHHRHRCRYQFR; this is encoded by the coding sequence GTGGCGAAGGGTTATCGACCGGTCGATCGTGATCAACAGTTTCTGATTCCACCGGATATGCGGGAGTGGCTTTCTCCGACGCATCCGGTGTGGACACTGATCGAGATCGTCGACCGGCATCTGGACACCTCGGTCTTTCATGCCGGTCGACGCACCGGCGGTGTCGGCCGCGCCGGCTACAACCCGGACATGCTGCTGACACTGTTGATCTGGGCCTGGTCGAAGGGGATGCGGTCCTCACGTCAGATCGAATCGGCCTGCACCGATGTGGTGTCCTACCGGGTCATCTGCGCCGGTGATGCCCCCGACCACGCCACGATTTCGCGTTTCCGCAAGGACAACCACGGCGCCTGCGAGGAACTGTTCACCCAGGTGTTGACGGTGGCCGCGCGGGTCGGGTTGGGGTCGTTGGGCACGATCGCTCTCGACGGCGTCAAGATCGCCTCGAACGCCTCGATCAACGCCAACCGCAGTGCGGAGGGACTACGAGCTGCTGCCGACGCCGAAGCGGCGCAGGCCAGGGCACGCAGGATCGCTGCAGCAGCGGTCCAAGCACATGCCGATGTCGATGCCGCCGAGGACGAACTCTACGGCGAGGACGATCCCGGGCCGGGTCAGGTGCCCGAAGAGTTGGCCGACCCGACTTCACGTGCGAAGCGGATCGCCGAAGCATTGGCACAGATCAAGGCCGAAGAGCAGGCCCGCGAGAGCGCGCGGAACGCTGCCGCCGAAGGTCATCTCGAGCAGCTCGATGCAGGACGCTTCCCGGTAGGGCGGGTCCCGGTCGCCGCGCGTGTGGACGCTGCGCGGACACGTCTCGCTCGTGAAATCGCACGCCGTGAGGTCGTCGAGACCCGGTATCGGCAGCGGGCCGCGCCGCGGCGGCGAGCGGCGGGAAGGCGAAGGGCAAGGTTCCGGTTCCGGCCGAGGAGCATCATCGTGTCGTCGCTGCACGCTCGGCGGTGGCGAAGGCGACCGCCGAGCAGGCTGCCCGTGAGCACAAGACTCCACCGGTGCTGCGCCGCAACATCACCGATCCGCAGTCTCGATGCAACCACTGCGTGGCGGCGGGTGGGTGCAGGGTTACAACTGCCAAGCCTTCACCGCCGAGGACGGCATCATCATCGCCACCGGTGTCGGTACCAGTTCCGCTGA
- a CDS encoding transposase has product MQGYNCQAFTAEDGIIIATGVGTSSADVTYYQQMVRKAVDAATLIAENAPPQAPAPSIGIMLFDAGYCSIDNLDAPGPDRLIATGKSRDLEAAATAAPSSDHAPAPGNSITRMAERLATAEGIDTYRKRSHIAETPFGHAKHNLGFRRFTSRGLDRATSEWSFHAAVHNISKILTHLAAAPTAALA; this is encoded by the coding sequence GTGCAGGGTTACAACTGCCAAGCCTTCACCGCCGAGGACGGCATCATCATCGCCACCGGTGTCGGTACCAGTTCCGCTGATGTCACCTACTACCAACAGATGGTGCGCAAAGCAGTCGATGCGGCGACACTGATCGCTGAGAATGCACCGCCGCAGGCTCCGGCTCCCTCGATCGGGATCATGCTTTTCGATGCTGGTTACTGCTCGATCGACAACCTCGACGCACCAGGCCCGGACCGGTTGATCGCTACCGGGAAGTCCCGCGATCTCGAAGCCGCCGCTACCGCGGCGCCATCATCCGATCACGCACCGGCACCAGGCAATTCGATCACTCGGATGGCCGAACGGCTGGCCACCGCCGAGGGCATCGACACCTACCGAAAACGCTCCCACATCGCCGAGACACCGTTCGGGCATGCCAAACACAACCTCGGATTCCGGCGCTTCACCAGCCGAGGGCTCGATCGAGCAACGAGCGAATGGTCCTTCCATGCCGCCGTGCACAACATCAGCAAGATTCTCACCCACCTGGCCGCCGCACCCACCGCAGCCCTGGCCTGA